One genomic window of Arthrobacter caoxuetaonis includes the following:
- a CDS encoding PRC-barrel domain-containing protein, which produces MISTPPPAKAPDEQKPRTTMEGTKTMADQYVIHELQGSNVWAKDGERLGLVGNVHLDRATGQPAWITVALGLFEGRQYFVPLTGSRRDDDDLYVNYSRKAIEDSPDMDHGGALTPEEEAQLEDYYKSW; this is translated from the coding sequence ATGATATCCACTCCGCCGCCCGCCAAGGCGCCGGACGAGCAGAAGCCACGCACCACGATGGAAGGAACCAAGACCATGGCCGACCAGTACGTGATCCACGAATTGCAGGGCTCGAACGTTTGGGCGAAGGACGGCGAGCGGCTGGGCCTGGTGGGCAACGTCCACCTGGACCGCGCCACGGGCCAGCCGGCCTGGATCACGGTGGCGCTGGGGTTGTTTGAGGGCCGGCAGTACTTCGTGCCGCTCACCGGCTCGCGGCGGGATGATGACGATCTGTACGTGAACTACTCCCGCAAGGCCATCGAGGATTCCCCCGACATGGACCACGGCGGCGCGCTGACACCGGAAGAAGAAGCGCAGCTGGAGGACTATTACAAGTCCTGGTGA
- a CDS encoding ABC transporter ATP-binding protein encodes MQNKLGALDLVLSYGDRLVVDGLTVELPPGQITVIVGANACGKSTLLRGLARLLKPASGVVHLNGRDIGTIPTKEVARTVGLLPQTPNAPEGITVTDLVGRGRYPHQGWFRQWSKEDDDAVAAALEATGTLGLAGRNVDELSGGQRQRVWIAMALAQQTDILLLDEPTTFLDVTHQIEVLDVVTDLNRRAGTTVVIVLHDLNLAARYADHLIAMKDGTIAAQGNPADIVTADLVRNVFGLEASVIPDPVSGTPMVVPVGRHHSLRYREPAPKAPAAGYLPNPHDLRPATRNPLEAAS; translated from the coding sequence ATGCAGAACAAGCTGGGAGCACTGGACCTGGTGCTCTCCTATGGGGACCGGCTGGTGGTCGACGGACTGACCGTCGAACTGCCGCCCGGTCAGATCACGGTGATCGTCGGTGCCAATGCCTGCGGCAAGTCGACGCTGCTGCGCGGCCTGGCGCGCCTGCTCAAGCCCGCCTCCGGCGTCGTCCACCTCAACGGCCGCGATATCGGCACGATTCCCACCAAGGAAGTTGCCCGCACCGTGGGCCTGCTGCCGCAGACCCCCAACGCCCCGGAGGGCATCACGGTTACGGACCTCGTCGGCCGCGGCCGCTATCCGCACCAGGGATGGTTCCGGCAGTGGAGCAAGGAAGACGACGACGCCGTTGCGGCAGCGCTCGAAGCCACCGGAACGCTCGGGCTGGCGGGCCGGAACGTGGACGAATTGTCGGGCGGGCAGCGCCAGCGGGTCTGGATTGCCATGGCGCTGGCCCAGCAGACGGACATCCTCCTGCTTGACGAGCCGACAACATTCCTTGACGTCACGCACCAAATCGAAGTCCTGGACGTCGTGACGGACTTGAACAGGCGGGCCGGCACCACCGTGGTGATCGTGCTGCACGACCTCAACCTGGCCGCCCGCTACGCAGACCATCTCATCGCCATGAAGGATGGAACGATCGCGGCCCAGGGCAACCCGGCCGACATCGTCACTGCCGACCTGGTTAGAAACGTTTTCGGGCTGGAAGCCTCGGTCATTCCCGACCCGGTGTCCGGCACGCCCATGGTGGTCCCTGTCGGCAGGCACCACTCCCTTCGGTACCGCGAACCGGCTCCGAAGGCACCGGCTGCCGGTTACCTGCCCAATCCGCACGATTTACGCCCGGCAACCCGCAATCCCCTGGAGGCAGCTTCATGA
- a CDS encoding glutathione S-transferase family protein translates to MADVTQKAETGADYSTKGSYVSGGQEYTRDTNYIETRITRDGRDGYPVETGRYRLIAARACPWANRTIIVRRLLGLEDAISLGTPGPTHDSRSWTFDLDPDGKDPVLGIERLQEAFFRRTPGYSRGITVPAIVDIPTGAVVTNNFPQITEDFSSEWTEFHRDGAPDLWPAEHLEEMRETNKRVFTEVNNGVYRCGFAGSQEAYDAAYERLWTAMDWLEERLSKQRYLVGDTITEADVRLFTTLVRFDAVYHGHFKCNRNKLTEMPALWGYARDLFQTPGFGDTVDFVQIKQHYYIVHEDINPTKIVPAGPDNSVWLTPHGREELGGRPFGNGTAPGPVRPGEEVTPGHGAA, encoded by the coding sequence ATGGCGGATGTAACCCAGAAGGCTGAAACCGGCGCTGACTACAGCACCAAGGGCTCCTACGTGTCCGGCGGCCAGGAGTACACCCGGGACACCAACTACATCGAAACGCGCATTACCCGCGACGGCCGTGACGGGTACCCTGTCGAAACTGGACGCTACCGGCTGATCGCGGCCCGCGCCTGCCCCTGGGCGAACCGCACCATCATTGTGCGGCGTCTCCTCGGCCTCGAAGACGCCATCTCCCTGGGCACGCCCGGCCCCACCCACGATTCGCGCAGCTGGACTTTCGACCTGGATCCGGACGGCAAGGACCCGGTGCTCGGCATCGAGCGGCTGCAGGAAGCCTTCTTCCGCCGGACTCCCGGCTACTCACGGGGCATCACCGTTCCGGCCATCGTTGATATCCCGACCGGCGCCGTCGTCACCAACAACTTCCCGCAGATCACCGAGGACTTCAGCAGCGAGTGGACCGAGTTCCACCGTGACGGCGCCCCGGACCTGTGGCCGGCCGAGCACCTTGAGGAGATGCGCGAAACCAACAAGCGGGTCTTCACCGAGGTGAACAACGGCGTCTACCGCTGCGGTTTCGCCGGCTCGCAGGAAGCGTACGACGCCGCCTACGAGCGGCTGTGGACTGCCATGGACTGGCTGGAAGAGCGCCTGTCCAAGCAGCGCTACCTGGTGGGGGACACCATTACCGAAGCCGATGTCCGGCTGTTCACCACGCTGGTCCGCTTCGATGCCGTCTACCACGGACACTTCAAGTGCAACCGGAACAAGCTCACCGAGATGCCCGCCCTGTGGGGGTATGCCAGGGACCTGTTCCAGACGCCCGGCTTCGGCGACACCGTGGACTTCGTGCAGATCAAGCAGCACTACTACATCGTGCATGAGGACATCAATCCGACGAAGATCGTTCCGGCGGGACCGGATAACTCCGTCTGGCTGACGCCGCACGGCCGCGAGGAGCTCGGCGGCCGTCCTTTCGGGAACGGCACCGCCCCGGGGCCGGTTCGTCCCGGTGAGGAAGTCACCCCGGGCCACGGGGCCGCGTAG
- a CDS encoding iron-siderophore ABC transporter substrate-binding protein codes for MALSRMRSLAAVAAVAVLSLSACSTGSTSDTGTESTAGSSDQFPVTIEHAFGETTIESAPERVATVSWVNTDTALALGVVPVGMPLYEWGGNENGTTPWIDDALEELGAPIGSDDAPVQYSETDGINFDEIAATTPDVILAAYSGITEEEYEKLTAIAPVVAYPETPYYTSWQDSAAMIGKALGKSDEAAQLVEDTEKAIADKAAEYPDLAGTSFIYGNLDTTAGADQISIYTSGDNRPKFLKELGMVQAPIVDENAPEDAFYLTWSPERANELEADLFVSWVADDAAKEAITADPLLSQIPALKNGGLVADSDNTLTLSISAANVLSIPYALDNFVPLLGEAAAQVK; via the coding sequence ATGGCCCTGTCCCGCATGCGCAGCCTTGCGGCCGTCGCCGCCGTCGCCGTGCTGTCCCTGTCTGCCTGCTCCACCGGTTCCACGTCGGATACGGGCACCGAAAGCACCGCCGGCTCCAGTGACCAGTTCCCGGTCACCATCGAGCACGCTTTCGGTGAAACGACCATCGAATCCGCTCCGGAGCGCGTGGCAACCGTTTCCTGGGTGAACACGGACACGGCCCTGGCACTCGGCGTCGTGCCCGTTGGCATGCCGCTGTACGAGTGGGGCGGGAATGAAAACGGCACGACGCCGTGGATCGACGACGCGCTCGAGGAGCTCGGTGCTCCCATTGGCTCTGACGACGCACCCGTCCAGTACTCCGAGACGGACGGCATCAACTTCGACGAGATCGCTGCCACCACTCCGGACGTGATCCTGGCCGCGTACTCAGGCATCACCGAAGAAGAGTACGAGAAGCTCACTGCGATTGCGCCCGTCGTCGCCTACCCCGAGACGCCGTACTACACGTCCTGGCAGGATTCGGCAGCGATGATCGGGAAAGCGCTCGGCAAGAGCGACGAAGCAGCCCAGCTGGTGGAAGATACCGAAAAGGCGATTGCCGACAAGGCCGCCGAGTACCCCGATCTCGCCGGGACCAGCTTCATTTACGGCAACTTGGACACGACCGCCGGTGCCGACCAGATTTCCATCTACACCTCGGGTGATAACCGGCCCAAGTTCCTGAAGGAGCTGGGCATGGTTCAGGCGCCGATCGTGGATGAAAACGCCCCCGAGGACGCCTTCTACCTGACCTGGTCGCCGGAGCGCGCCAATGAGCTGGAGGCGGACCTCTTCGTGAGCTGGGTTGCCGATGACGCCGCCAAGGAAGCCATCACCGCCGATCCGCTTTTGAGCCAGATTCCTGCGCTCAAAAACGGAGGGCTTGTCGCTGATTCTGACAACACGCTGACGCTGTCCATCTCGGCAGCCAACGTGCTGAGCATCCCCTACGCCCTGGATAACTTCGTTCCCCTGCTCGGGGAGGCTGCAGCACAGGTCAAGTAG
- a CDS encoding NAD-dependent epimerase/dehydratase family protein, with amino-acid sequence MRVAVLGATGNVGTAVLRRLQAARTERGDGLEIVGVARRTPLQATGPYEGVEWHSIDVASKTGRDELAEALAGVDSVVHLVWAIQPNRDEAELHRINVRGTENMLSAVAEAGVHQVVCASSVGAYSPAPKDRLTDESWPARGIATSHYSRHKGEQEELLDEFERQYPEIRVARLRPGLIFQSDAGSEIGRYFLGPLIPRSILNKLSLPLIPLPEEFSFQIVHADDIADAYWRVIDQRAEGAFNIAADPVITPELLAGMLGARRIINVPVRLIRALVGITWAAGLQATDPGWIDMAAGAPLMDTSRARNLLGWEPKRSSLRAFQDVLDGLSEQAGVPASPLLGPGR; translated from the coding sequence ATGCGCGTAGCCGTCCTCGGAGCAACCGGAAATGTAGGCACCGCCGTCCTGCGCCGCCTGCAGGCCGCCCGGACGGAGCGGGGTGACGGATTGGAGATCGTCGGCGTCGCGCGCCGTACTCCGCTGCAGGCAACCGGTCCATACGAAGGCGTCGAGTGGCACAGCATCGATGTCGCTTCCAAAACCGGACGCGATGAACTGGCTGAGGCCCTGGCCGGCGTCGATTCGGTGGTTCATCTTGTCTGGGCCATCCAGCCCAACCGTGACGAAGCCGAACTGCACCGGATCAACGTCCGGGGCACGGAGAACATGCTCTCCGCCGTTGCGGAGGCGGGCGTGCACCAGGTGGTCTGCGCCTCCTCCGTCGGAGCCTACTCTCCCGCCCCGAAGGACAGGCTCACCGATGAGAGCTGGCCTGCGCGCGGCATTGCCACCTCGCATTACAGCCGGCACAAGGGCGAGCAGGAGGAGCTGCTCGACGAATTTGAGCGGCAGTACCCGGAGATCCGCGTTGCCCGGCTGCGCCCGGGCCTGATCTTCCAGTCTGACGCCGGCAGCGAGATTGGCCGCTACTTCCTGGGCCCGCTGATTCCGCGGTCCATCCTCAACAAGCTGAGCCTGCCGCTGATCCCGCTTCCGGAAGAGTTCTCCTTCCAGATAGTCCACGCCGACGACATTGCCGATGCGTACTGGCGCGTCATCGACCAGCGGGCTGAAGGTGCCTTCAACATTGCAGCGGATCCGGTCATCACCCCCGAACTCCTCGCGGGCATGCTCGGGGCGCGGCGGATCATCAATGTCCCGGTTCGCTTGATCCGGGCCCTGGTGGGAATCACCTGGGCAGCCGGGCTGCAGGCCACGGATCCGGGCTGGATCGACATGGCAGCGGGCGCCCCGCTGATGGATACCAGCCGGGCACGGAATCTCCTTGGCTGGGAGCCCAAGCGGTCTTCGCTGCGGGCCTTTCAGGATGTCCTGGACGGACTCAGTGAGCAGGCCGGTGTTCCGGCCTCACCGCTGCTGGGCCCCGGGAGGTAG
- a CDS encoding FecCD family ABC transporter permease encodes MVLFFVSVLLGSYTVTIPDFLRILGGERIPGSSFIVLESKLPRAVTAVLIGAAFGVSGHLFQTMLRNPLASPDIIGISYGASAAAVTAMVAFGATGGAVSLAALLGAAAIALALHLLTRSGGASGARLVLIGIGFAAVLQAVVNFLLTRTDVRTAAESLVWLTGSLNSATWERAGIVALALVVLLPAAALLGRRLRVLELGDDFAAGLGLPVERTRAGLLFTGVALAAAATAAAGPVAFVAFLAGPISRRLIGGRASLAAAGLTGAVILLAADFAGHNLIPGTVLPVGVITGALGAPFLLWLLVSSNRVGRGG; translated from the coding sequence GTGGTGCTGTTCTTCGTCAGCGTCCTGCTGGGCAGCTACACCGTCACCATCCCGGACTTCCTGCGGATCCTGGGCGGTGAGAGGATTCCCGGATCTTCCTTCATCGTGCTGGAAAGCAAGCTGCCGCGCGCCGTGACTGCCGTCCTGATCGGCGCCGCATTCGGCGTCTCGGGGCACCTGTTCCAGACCATGCTGCGCAATCCGCTGGCCAGCCCGGACATCATCGGCATCAGCTACGGCGCCTCCGCCGCGGCGGTGACGGCCATGGTGGCGTTCGGCGCCACCGGGGGAGCGGTCTCGCTGGCCGCCCTGCTGGGTGCCGCCGCCATTGCGCTGGCCCTTCACCTTCTGACCCGGAGCGGAGGCGCATCCGGGGCCCGGCTGGTCCTGATCGGCATCGGGTTCGCGGCTGTGCTCCAAGCTGTTGTGAACTTCCTGCTGACCCGCACCGATGTACGCACCGCAGCTGAGTCGCTGGTCTGGCTGACCGGTTCGCTGAACTCCGCTACATGGGAACGCGCCGGCATCGTTGCGCTTGCCCTTGTGGTGCTGCTGCCGGCTGCTGCCCTGCTCGGCAGGCGCCTGCGGGTCCTGGAACTCGGCGACGACTTTGCCGCCGGACTCGGTCTGCCCGTGGAACGCACCCGCGCCGGACTGCTCTTCACCGGTGTTGCCCTTGCCGCCGCAGCCACCGCGGCAGCTGGCCCGGTGGCCTTCGTGGCGTTCCTGGCCGGACCGATCTCCCGCCGGCTCATCGGCGGCCGGGCTTCGCTGGCAGCGGCCGGGCTGACCGGAGCCGTGATCCTCCTGGCCGCAGACTTCGCGGGCCACAACCTCATCCCGGGGACCGTCCTCCCCGTGGGCGTGATCACCGGTGCGCTGGGCGCACCCTTCCTGCTGTGGCTGCTGGTCAGCTCCAACCGTGTTGGCCGAGGAGGCTAA
- a CDS encoding YihY/virulence factor BrkB family protein — protein sequence MAQQDNDADRQDGGSLSTASKPDNPTEVTKPSWKFIFRKTVREFSKDQCTDLAAALTYYTVLSLFPGLLAMVSILGLVGQAESTTDAMLEYLGGFAPEEAVDVLKGPIEQLTSSRGAGLALFAGIAGALWSASGYVGAFGRSMNRIYEVEEGRPIWKLRPLQLLVTLIMILLAASLLIMLVVSGPVAETIGNFIGMGSEAVLVWNIAKWPVMVIFAVVLIALLYYATPNVKQPKFRWMSMGGFLALVVLAISTLGFAFYVGNFGSYNATYGAIGGVIVLLLWIWLANISLLFGAEFDAEVERGRELQAGIQAEHSIQLPPRDTRQIDKRAEQEQKDVDQGRELRQQHAGKDFDDEL from the coding sequence ATGGCTCAGCAGGACAACGACGCGGACCGCCAGGATGGCGGATCACTGAGTACGGCGTCCAAGCCGGACAATCCGACCGAGGTCACCAAGCCCAGCTGGAAGTTCATCTTCCGCAAGACCGTGCGCGAGTTCTCCAAGGACCAGTGCACCGACCTGGCTGCAGCGCTGACCTATTACACGGTCCTGTCCCTTTTCCCGGGGCTGCTGGCCATGGTCTCGATCCTCGGGCTGGTGGGCCAGGCAGAGTCCACCACCGACGCGATGCTGGAGTACCTGGGCGGTTTCGCCCCGGAGGAAGCCGTGGACGTGCTGAAGGGCCCGATCGAGCAGCTGACTTCTTCCCGGGGTGCGGGCCTGGCGCTCTTCGCCGGCATTGCCGGCGCCCTGTGGTCCGCGTCCGGTTACGTTGGTGCTTTCGGCCGGTCCATGAACCGGATCTACGAGGTCGAAGAGGGGCGCCCGATCTGGAAGCTGCGCCCGCTGCAGCTGCTCGTAACCCTGATCATGATCCTCCTGGCGGCCAGCCTGCTGATCATGCTGGTGGTGAGCGGTCCGGTAGCGGAGACGATCGGCAACTTCATCGGAATGGGCAGCGAAGCCGTGCTCGTCTGGAACATCGCCAAATGGCCGGTGATGGTCATCTTCGCGGTCGTGCTCATCGCACTTCTGTACTACGCCACCCCTAACGTGAAGCAGCCCAAGTTCCGCTGGATGAGCATGGGCGGCTTCCTGGCCCTGGTCGTCCTGGCTATTTCCACGCTGGGCTTCGCGTTCTACGTAGGAAACTTCGGCAGCTACAACGCAACCTACGGAGCGATCGGCGGCGTGATCGTGCTTCTGCTGTGGATCTGGCTCGCCAACATTTCGTTGCTGTTCGGCGCGGAGTTCGACGCCGAGGTGGAACGCGGCCGGGAGCTCCAGGCAGGCATCCAGGCGGAGCACTCCATCCAGCTGCCGCCGCGGGACACACGCCAGATCGACAAGCGTGCCGAGCAGGAACAGAAGGACGTCGACCAGGGACGCGAGCTTCGCCAGCAGCATGCAGGCAAGGATTTCGACGACGAGCTGTAG
- a CDS encoding mechanosensitive ion channel family protein, translating to MDRTPGRFAMIGSMQEFFDALEPIRPLIAVVMAVAAALIAARIVRGSATRLFRKVPHIRDVTALGRNPLRLVLALIGTRIALGATARAESWYMTVDYVLVIGLIAALAWLAVVTLLIVEAIILTKYDTDTKDNRRLRRLKTQVILGRRVAVALVITVAVACVLLTIEEVRALGAGLLASAGLLSIVAGLAVQSTLGNVFAGLQLAFTDAIRVDDVVVVEGQWGTIEEITMTYVVVHIWDDRRLILPSTYFTSTPFENWTRTQSAILGTVELDLDWDAPIGELRSELKRVLAGTDLWDGRTGVLQITDAIKGLVRVRILVSAPDSGTLFDLRCLVRESMVSFLQQNHPAALPRQRFEALEGGVREFSGHQRRRRSGAPEDTSTSQLFTGSIDAVERNRSFAGPGQEAWEDRDERVER from the coding sequence TTGGACAGGACCCCGGGCAGGTTTGCCATGATCGGCTCCATGCAGGAATTCTTCGACGCCCTTGAACCGATTCGCCCGCTGATCGCCGTCGTCATGGCAGTGGCCGCCGCGCTGATCGCGGCCCGGATTGTCCGCGGCTCTGCAACGCGGCTGTTCCGCAAAGTCCCCCATATCCGGGATGTGACTGCCCTCGGGCGGAACCCGCTGCGTTTGGTCCTGGCGCTGATCGGTACCCGGATCGCCCTCGGCGCCACCGCACGGGCAGAGTCCTGGTACATGACGGTGGATTACGTGCTGGTGATCGGGCTGATCGCTGCCCTGGCGTGGCTCGCCGTCGTCACCCTGCTGATCGTCGAGGCGATCATCCTGACCAAGTACGACACCGACACCAAGGACAACCGCCGCCTGCGCCGCCTGAAGACCCAGGTGATCCTGGGCCGCCGCGTCGCCGTCGCGCTGGTCATCACAGTTGCCGTCGCGTGCGTCCTGCTCACCATCGAGGAAGTCCGCGCGCTCGGTGCCGGCCTGCTGGCCTCCGCCGGTCTCCTCTCAATCGTTGCCGGCCTTGCAGTGCAGAGCACCCTCGGCAACGTCTTCGCAGGCCTGCAGCTTGCCTTCACCGACGCTATCCGGGTGGATGACGTGGTGGTCGTGGAAGGTCAGTGGGGGACCATCGAAGAAATCACCATGACCTACGTCGTGGTGCATATCTGGGATGACCGCCGGCTCATCCTGCCCTCGACCTACTTCACGTCGACCCCGTTCGAAAACTGGACGCGCACGCAGTCGGCGATCCTGGGCACCGTGGAACTCGACCTGGACTGGGATGCGCCAATCGGAGAACTCCGCTCCGAACTCAAGCGTGTCCTGGCCGGGACGGACCTGTGGGACGGACGGACCGGGGTGCTGCAGATCACCGACGCCATCAAGGGACTGGTCCGGGTCCGCATCCTGGTTTCCGCGCCGGACAGCGGAACGCTGTTCGACCTGCGCTGCCTGGTGCGGGAATCAATGGTTTCCTTCCTGCAGCAGAACCATCCGGCCGCCCTTCCGCGCCAGCGCTTCGAGGCGCTGGAGGGCGGCGTGCGGGAGTTTTCCGGACACCAGCGGCGGCGCCGCAGCGGAGCCCCGGAAGATACCAGCACATCGCAGCTGTTCACTGGCAGTATCGACGCCGTGGAACGGAACCGCAGTTTTGCCGGCCCCGGGCAGGAGGCGTGGGAGGACCGCGACGAGCGGGTGGAACGCTAG
- a CDS encoding FecCD family ABC transporter permease, whose product MTSTAVNRTSVSDPAPPARNSRRVSPAALLAAGVFVLVLACFASVALGARPLSLDTVWHALTSPDAANGDHAVVLSRLPRTVMALLVGAALGLAGTALQGMTRNPLADPGIMGLNAGAAFAVVTAIYVFGVTSFTGYVWFALAGTALAALVVYSVAALGREGATPVKLALAGAALTAGLTSLLSAILVTSRQTLDTFRFWQVGTVSGRGWDVLVPLAPFLAAGAVILLASGRALNGLSLGDDVARGLGQRVNASRGIMAVGVVLLCGAATAAAGPIAFLGLVIPHLVRGLVGPDYRWILVLSAVLAPVLLLVSDVVGRLVLPPGEIPVGIMTAVIGAPVFIAIIRRRKLAEL is encoded by the coding sequence GTGACCTCAACGGCAGTCAACCGCACCTCCGTCAGCGATCCTGCGCCCCCGGCACGAAACAGCAGGCGGGTCAGCCCCGCAGCACTCCTTGCAGCCGGTGTCTTCGTCCTGGTCCTGGCGTGCTTCGCCTCCGTAGCCCTGGGCGCCCGGCCGCTGTCCCTGGACACCGTCTGGCACGCGCTGACCAGCCCGGACGCAGCGAACGGAGACCACGCCGTGGTGCTGAGCCGGCTCCCGCGCACCGTCATGGCGCTGCTCGTCGGCGCTGCGCTGGGGCTCGCGGGCACCGCACTGCAGGGGATGACCCGCAATCCACTGGCAGACCCCGGCATCATGGGCCTGAACGCAGGGGCTGCCTTCGCCGTCGTTACCGCGATCTACGTTTTTGGCGTCACCTCTTTTACCGGGTATGTCTGGTTCGCGCTGGCCGGCACGGCACTGGCAGCCCTGGTGGTGTACTCCGTCGCCGCACTGGGCAGGGAAGGTGCCACCCCGGTGAAACTGGCGCTGGCGGGTGCAGCCCTGACCGCCGGACTCACCAGTTTGCTCTCCGCGATCCTCGTGACCAGCCGGCAGACCCTGGATACCTTCCGCTTCTGGCAGGTCGGCACGGTTTCCGGCCGCGGCTGGGACGTGCTCGTTCCGCTGGCTCCCTTCCTTGCCGCCGGTGCCGTGATCCTGCTGGCGTCCGGACGGGCGCTCAACGGACTGAGCCTGGGTGACGACGTAGCACGCGGCCTGGGGCAGCGAGTCAATGCCTCACGCGGCATCATGGCCGTCGGCGTGGTCCTGCTCTGCGGCGCGGCGACGGCCGCTGCAGGGCCCATTGCCTTCCTTGGCCTGGTCATCCCGCACCTGGTCCGCGGCCTGGTTGGTCCCGACTACCGGTGGATCCTCGTACTCTCGGCTGTGCTGGCACCGGTGCTGCTGCTGGTTTCCGACGTCGTTGGCCGCCTGGTCCTGCCTCCCGGTGAAATCCCGGTCGGCATCATGACCGCGGTCATCGGGGCCCCCGTCTTCATTGCCATCATCCGGCGGCGGAAGCTGGCGGAACTGTGA